The following are from one region of the Alphaproteobacteria bacterium genome:
- a CDS encoding LLM class flavin-dependent oxidoreductase, which translates to MQFGIQFFPDIGPDVKTADAYFAECMDLVELCDQLDYTHVRTVEHYFREYGGYSPNPIIFLTAAAARTRKARLVTGAVLPVFNNPLKLAGEIGMLDAISGGRLDVGFGRAFLPHEFDRFGISLDESKARFDEGMEQVRRLLEEENLSMDGRFHAFRDVTSLPRPTQKPRPPFYVAALATEESFVKAGTAGHSIMAIPLAGGKMKALLGLYREAWREAGHPGNGTVMLAFHLFCDESDERARDIAREPLNRYLKSLVDAASDWTGGSSSADYPNYDKIIAGLAKETFESQVEKGAAWVGDPDRLADVIAGYDDMVGGFEIASLQVNFNTISGAEAAASMQLFAERVMPRFTGA; encoded by the coding sequence ATGCAATTCGGCATTCAATTCTTTCCCGACATCGGGCCCGACGTCAAAACGGCGGACGCGTATTTCGCCGAATGCATGGATTTGGTCGAGCTCTGCGACCAACTCGACTACACCCACGTCCGCACCGTCGAGCACTACTTCCGTGAGTACGGTGGTTACAGCCCGAACCCGATCATTTTCTTGACCGCCGCCGCCGCCCGCACGCGAAAGGCGCGCCTGGTGACCGGCGCCGTCCTGCCGGTGTTCAACAATCCGCTCAAGCTGGCTGGTGAGATCGGCATGCTCGACGCGATTTCCGGCGGGCGACTCGATGTCGGATTCGGGCGCGCCTTCCTACCGCATGAGTTCGACCGCTTCGGTATCAGCCTCGACGAAAGCAAGGCACGGTTCGACGAAGGCATGGAGCAGGTCCGGCGTCTACTGGAGGAAGAGAATCTTTCGATGGACGGCCGGTTCCACGCCTTTCGCGACGTGACATCGCTCCCCAGGCCGACTCAGAAACCGCGGCCACCGTTTTACGTTGCCGCCTTGGCCACCGAGGAATCGTTCGTCAAAGCGGGCACCGCAGGCCACTCCATCATGGCCATCCCGCTGGCCGGCGGTAAGATGAAGGCGCTGCTCGGCCTGTATCGTGAGGCCTGGCGCGAGGCGGGACACCCCGGCAATGGAACCGTCATGCTGGCCTTCCATCTCTTCTGCGACGAATCGGATGAACGCGCTCGCGACATTGCCCGCGAGCCGCTCAATCGCTACCTCAAGTCATTGGTCGATGCGGCCTCGGATTGGACCGGCGGATCGAGTTCCGCAGATTATCCAAACTACGACAAGATCATCGCCGGCCTGGCTAAGGAGACATTTGAATCCCAGGTTGAAAAGGGCGCCGCCTGGGTCGGTGACCCCGACCGTCTGGCCGATGTCATCGCGGGCTATGACGATATGGTCGGCGGGTTTGAAATTGCCTCCCTGCAGGTCAACTTCAATACGATTTCGGGCGCCGAGGCCGCGGCCTCGATGCAGTTGTTCGCCGAACGGGTCATGCCCCGGTTCACCGGTGCTTGA
- a CDS encoding winged helix-turn-helix transcriptional regulator: protein MNHPRKGQPAVTNYRLLEAPGHLMRRCQQRAVEIYVSEVGRNGPTPRQFAALITVRQHPGLSQTDLVNLTGIDRSTIGDLISRLIRRGWLRRRRTSRDARAYALYVTTEGEQILERAVPAINAAQERILAPLAPARRSEFMSCLRTMADAKRDAVPGRDPE from the coding sequence ATGAACCATCCGCGAAAGGGGCAGCCGGCGGTGACGAACTACCGGCTCCTCGAGGCCCCCGGCCACCTCATGCGTCGGTGCCAGCAACGCGCCGTTGAGATTTATGTCAGTGAAGTCGGCCGGAACGGACCCACACCGCGTCAGTTCGCGGCGCTGATCACGGTGCGGCAGCACCCCGGCCTGAGCCAGACCGACCTGGTCAATTTGACCGGCATCGACCGCAGCACGATCGGCGATTTGATCAGCCGCCTGATTCGACGGGGCTGGCTGAGGCGGCGGCGAACGAGCAGGGACGCGCGCGCCTATGCCCTCTATGTGACGACCGAGGGCGAGCAAATCCTGGAGCGGGCGGTGCCGGCCATTAATGCCGCACAAGAACGGATCCTGGCGCCTCTAGCGCCGGCACGGCGGTCGGAGTTCATGAGCTGCTTGCGGACGATGGCCGATGCCAAACGCGATGCGGTGCCAGGCCGCGACCCGGAATGA
- a CDS encoding fumarylacetoacetate hydrolase family protein, with protein MKLCRFDEDRLGVTDGERIHDVTGALAVLPAMSWPVPPGDALIAHLDRIVERAADLVDSAAARPLADVRLLSPVANPTKVIGAPVNYHKHLDEAQADAGINFGQDIKTIDHYGLFLKANSALVGPGEGIALRFTDRRNDHEAELVTVIGKGGSDIPRDRAFDHIAGYTMGLDMTVRGTEDRSLRKSVDSYAVIGPWLVTADEIADPDAIDFELRVNGEVRQASNTRHLIFDIARLVEYASSFYTLYPGDLIMTGTPEGVGPVKAGDVIDFTMDGIGAMRVAVRAA; from the coding sequence ATGAAGCTATGCCGTTTTGACGAGGATCGCCTGGGCGTGACTGATGGCGAGAGGATCCATGACGTGACGGGGGCCCTCGCTGTGTTGCCGGCCATGTCATGGCCGGTTCCCCCGGGCGACGCGTTGATCGCGCATCTCGACCGGATCGTCGAGCGCGCTGCCGACCTTGTAGACTCGGCGGCGGCGAGACCGTTGGCCGACGTCCGGCTGCTCAGCCCGGTCGCCAATCCGACCAAGGTGATTGGTGCCCCGGTCAATTATCACAAGCACCTCGACGAGGCGCAGGCCGACGCCGGCATCAATTTCGGCCAGGATATCAAGACCATCGATCACTATGGCCTGTTCCTCAAGGCGAACAGCGCGCTCGTCGGTCCCGGTGAGGGCATCGCGCTCCGCTTCACCGACCGCCGCAACGACCATGAGGCGGAGTTGGTCACCGTCATCGGCAAAGGCGGGTCGGATATCCCGCGCGATCGCGCCTTCGATCATATCGCGGGCTATACGATGGGATTGGACATGACGGTGCGTGGCACCGAGGATCGATCTTTACGCAAGTCGGTCGACAGCTATGCGGTGATCGGGCCCTGGTTGGTGACGGCGGACGAAATCGCCGATCCCGACGCCATCGATTTCGAGCTTCGCGTCAATGGCGAGGTGCGCCAGGCCTCGAACACGCGTCACTTGATTTTTGATATCGCGCGTTTGGTCGAATACGCCTCGTCCTTTTATACCCTTTATCCCGGCGACCTGATCATGACCGGGACCCCCGAAGGTGTTGGCCCGGTCAAAGCCGGCGATGTCATCGACTTTACGATGGACGGGATCGGTGCGATGCGGGTCGCGGTGCGTGCAGCCTAG